One Methylosinus sp. C49 DNA segment encodes these proteins:
- the kdpB gene encoding potassium-transporting ATPase subunit KdpB has product MSSKVAAPGLLDRAIIGRAAIDALIKLDPRQLARNPVIFVTEAVSAVVTLLFVRDLFAHDGTALFSGQIAAWLWFTVLFANFAEAVAEGRGKAQADALRRTRTDTKAKRTKGGSHDYDLVSALELRIGDVVLVEAGDLIPGDGEVVEGVASVNESAITGESAPVIREAGGDRSAVTGGTTVLSDWVRVKITAAPGSTFIDRMIALVEGAERQKTPNELALSILLSGLTIIFLIVCTTLWPLANYSGTVLSLTVLIALLVCLIPTTIGGLLSAIGIAGMDRLIRFNVIATSGRAVEAAGDVDTLLLDKTGTITFGNRMADELIPVGGVGEHELAEAVLLASLADETPEGRSIVALAKSRYGLAAPDTGVDARVVPFSAHTRISGLDLPGRSLRKGAVDAILAQTQSIVDHADIGGAGASGAAAEILQRAALSPIRAPEDFTRAVERISRAGGTPLAVSENGRLLGVVHLKDIIKPDIKARFAELRAMGIKTVMVTGDNPVTAAAIASEAGVDDFIAQATPEDKLTYIRKEQQGGRLIAMCGDGTNDAPALAQADVGVAMQTGTQAAREAGNMVDLDSDPTKLIEIVAIGKQLLMTRGSLTTFSIANDVAKYFAIIPALFVVTYPELGALNVMKLVSPQSAILSAVIFNALIIVALIPLALKGVAYRPIGAAALLRRNLLIYGLGGVIIPFVGIKLIDMILSILHLA; this is encoded by the coding sequence ATGTCGTCCAAAGTCGCTGCTCCTGGTCTGCTCGATCGGGCCATTATCGGCCGCGCGGCGATCGACGCTCTCATCAAGCTCGATCCGCGTCAGCTGGCGCGCAATCCGGTGATTTTCGTCACCGAGGCCGTCTCGGCCGTCGTCACGCTCTTATTCGTGCGCGATCTTTTCGCGCATGACGGAACCGCGCTCTTCTCTGGGCAGATCGCGGCTTGGCTGTGGTTCACAGTCCTCTTCGCCAATTTTGCGGAGGCCGTGGCGGAAGGCCGCGGCAAGGCGCAGGCCGATGCGCTGCGTCGTACGCGCACGGACACGAAAGCCAAGCGAACCAAAGGCGGATCGCACGACTATGACCTCGTCTCCGCGCTGGAGCTGAGGATCGGCGACGTCGTGCTCGTCGAAGCTGGAGACCTCATTCCCGGCGACGGGGAGGTCGTCGAAGGCGTCGCTTCCGTCAACGAGTCGGCGATCACCGGCGAGTCGGCGCCGGTCATTCGCGAGGCGGGCGGCGATCGTTCCGCCGTCACCGGCGGCACGACCGTGCTGTCCGATTGGGTGCGCGTGAAGATCACCGCCGCGCCCGGCTCCACCTTCATCGATCGCATGATCGCGCTCGTCGAAGGCGCCGAGCGGCAGAAGACTCCGAACGAGCTCGCTCTGTCGATCCTGCTGTCGGGCTTGACGATCATCTTTCTGATCGTCTGCACGACGCTGTGGCCGCTCGCCAATTACTCGGGAACCGTGCTGTCGCTCACCGTGCTCATCGCTCTGCTCGTCTGCCTGATACCGACGACGATCGGCGGCCTCCTGTCGGCGATCGGCATTGCAGGAATGGATCGCCTCATCCGCTTCAATGTCATCGCGACGTCCGGTCGCGCGGTGGAGGCGGCGGGCGACGTGGACACGTTGCTGCTCGACAAGACAGGCACGATCACATTCGGCAATCGCATGGCGGATGAGCTCATTCCCGTCGGCGGCGTCGGCGAGCACGAGCTCGCGGAGGCCGTGCTGCTCGCCTCTCTCGCCGATGAGACGCCCGAGGGACGCTCCATCGTCGCGCTCGCCAAGAGCCGCTATGGCCTCGCCGCTCCCGATACCGGCGTCGACGCGCGCGTTGTTCCCTTCTCGGCGCATACGCGAATCTCCGGCCTCGATCTGCCGGGCCGCTCGCTGCGCAAGGGCGCCGTCGACGCAATTCTCGCGCAAACCCAATCGATCGTGGACCACGCCGATATCGGAGGCGCAGGGGCGAGCGGCGCGGCCGCCGAAATTCTCCAGCGCGCCGCCCTCTCGCCAATACGCGCGCCGGAGGATTTCACGCGCGCGGTGGAGCGCATCTCGCGTGCCGGCGGCACGCCGCTTGCGGTCAGCGAGAACGGCCGTCTGCTCGGAGTCGTGCATTTGAAGGACATCATTAAGCCCGACATAAAGGCGCGCTTCGCCGAGCTGCGCGCCATGGGGATAAAGACGGTGATGGTGACGGGCGACAATCCGGTCACGGCGGCGGCCATCGCCTCGGAAGCGGGCGTCGACGACTTCATCGCGCAGGCGACGCCGGAGGACAAGCTCACCTATATTCGCAAGGAGCAGCAGGGCGGCCGCCTCATCGCAATGTGCGGCGACGGCACCAATGACGCGCCGGCGCTCGCGCAGGCCGATGTCGGCGTCGCCATGCAGACCGGCACGCAAGCGGCGCGCGAGGCGGGCAATATGGTCGATCTCGACAGCGATCCGACCAAGCTCATCGAGATCGTCGCCATCGGCAAGCAGCTGCTGATGACGCGCGGCTCGCTGACGACCTTCTCCATCGCCAATGACGTCGCCAAATATTTCGCCATCATCCCGGCGCTGTTCGTCGTGACCTATCCAGAGCTCGGCGCGCTCAATGTGATGAAGCTCGTCTCGCCGCAATCGGCTATCCTCTCCGCGGTGATCTTCAACGCGCTGATCATCGTCGCGCTGATCCCGCTGGCTCTGAAAGGCGTCGCCTATCGGCCGATCGGCGCCGCCGCCTTGCTGCGGCGGAATCTGCTGATCTACGGCCTCGGCGGCGTCATTATTCCCTTCGTCGGCATCAAGCTGATCGACATGATCCTGTCGATCCTGCATCTCGCGTGA
- a CDS encoding DUF1778 domain-containing protein produces the protein MTDAASRPGGRRTRAERLEARITAEQKSLIERAAALQGRSVTDFVLTSVQDAARRAIEEHNQLSLSVRDSEAFVDALLNPKPVNDRLRDTVRRYRERTGF, from the coding sequence ATGACGGACGCCGCATCCAGACCTGGTGGGAGACGCACCCGAGCAGAGCGATTGGAGGCCCGTATCACCGCCGAGCAAAAAAGCCTGATCGAGCGGGCGGCGGCCCTGCAAGGGCGGAGCGTCACCGATTTCGTGCTGACCAGCGTCCAGGACGCCGCCCGGAGAGCTATCGAGGAACATAATCAGCTGTCGCTCTCGGTTCGTGACAGCGAAGCATTCGTCGATGCGCTGCTCAACCCGAAGCCGGTCAATGATCGTCTTCGCGATACGGTACGCCGCTATCGCGAGCGAACCGGCTTTTGA
- the kdpA gene encoding potassium-transporting ATPase subunit KdpA, giving the protein MNAIGLAQIAVVLAAVVFGAVPLSAFIARVLAGERNVLTLVLLPVERVFYKLAGVDPAREQSWLVYTSAMLAFSVVGFASLYALERLQNLLPLDPQGFDPVPADLAFNTSISFITNTNWQNYSGETTMSHLVQMLGLTVHNFLSAATGLAMAFALVRGFARAESPTVGNFWVDLTRGTLYVLLPLSIVFALALVALGVPQTLLGSVEATTLEGAKQVISIGPVASQEAIKELGTNGGGFFNANSAHPFESPNAISNILEIWALLVIPFALAFAFGRAVLDFRQGRAIAIAMLIVLVCGVLIAYWAEAAGNPLLTSIGVDPSPGNMEGKEVRFGVATSALFAAATTGTSTGAVNSMHDSFMPIGGLVPLFNMLMGSIAPGGVGAGLYGFLVLAVVAVFVAGLMVGRTPEYLGKKIEAREMKLAMLAVLIYPLCVLGFSAASTLLPGALTSLNNAGPHGLSEIVYAFASTTDNNGSAFAGLSGNTPWYNTTLGIAMTLGRFAYVIPVLAMAGSFAAKKKAPASRGTFPTHGPLFVGLLLGVIVVLYLLQYFPALALGPVVEHLLLAAGKTF; this is encoded by the coding sequence ATGAACGCCATTGGCTTGGCGCAAATCGCCGTCGTGCTGGCAGCCGTCGTCTTCGGCGCCGTGCCGCTCAGCGCCTTCATCGCCCGCGTGCTCGCCGGCGAGCGCAATGTTCTGACGCTCGTTCTGCTTCCCGTGGAGCGCGTCTTCTACAAGCTCGCCGGCGTCGATCCGGCGCGTGAGCAGAGCTGGCTCGTCTATACGAGCGCCATGCTCGCCTTCAGCGTCGTCGGCTTTGCATCGCTCTATGCGCTGGAACGCCTGCAGAATTTGTTGCCGCTCGATCCGCAGGGCTTCGATCCCGTCCCGGCCGATCTCGCCTTCAACACGTCGATCAGCTTCATCACCAACACCAATTGGCAGAACTACTCCGGCGAGACGACGATGAGCCATCTCGTGCAGATGCTCGGGCTCACCGTTCACAACTTTCTCTCCGCTGCGACCGGCCTCGCAATGGCTTTCGCGCTGGTGCGCGGCTTCGCGCGCGCGGAATCGCCGACAGTCGGCAATTTCTGGGTCGATCTCACACGCGGAACGCTCTATGTGCTGCTGCCGCTGTCGATCGTCTTCGCGCTCGCGCTCGTGGCGCTCGGCGTTCCGCAGACGCTTCTCGGCTCTGTCGAGGCGACGACGCTCGAGGGCGCCAAGCAGGTGATCTCGATCGGCCCGGTCGCGAGCCAGGAGGCGATCAAGGAGCTCGGCACCAATGGCGGCGGCTTCTTCAACGCCAATTCGGCGCATCCATTCGAAAGCCCGAACGCGATTTCCAATATTCTCGAAATATGGGCGCTGCTCGTCATTCCCTTCGCGCTCGCCTTCGCCTTCGGCCGCGCGGTGCTGGATTTTCGGCAAGGCCGCGCGATCGCCATCGCTATGCTCATCGTGCTCGTCTGCGGCGTGCTCATCGCCTATTGGGCGGAGGCCGCCGGCAATCCGCTGCTGACGTCGATCGGCGTCGATCCGTCGCCCGGCAATATGGAAGGCAAGGAGGTGCGCTTCGGCGTCGCCACCAGCGCGCTCTTCGCCGCAGCGACGACAGGCACAAGCACCGGCGCCGTCAATTCGATGCATGATTCCTTCATGCCGATCGGCGGCCTCGTGCCCTTGTTCAACATGCTGATGGGCTCAATCGCGCCGGGCGGCGTCGGCGCCGGCCTCTATGGCTTCCTCGTGCTCGCGGTCGTCGCGGTCTTCGTCGCCGGTCTCATGGTCGGACGCACGCCGGAATATCTCGGCAAGAAGATCGAGGCCCGCGAGATGAAGCTCGCCATGCTCGCCGTGCTGATCTATCCGCTCTGCGTGCTCGGATTCTCCGCGGCTTCCACGCTGCTGCCGGGCGCGCTCACGAGCTTGAACAACGCTGGCCCGCACGGACTGTCGGAGATCGTCTACGCCTTCGCCTCGACGACCGACAATAATGGCTCGGCCTTCGCGGGCCTTTCCGGCAACACGCCTTGGTACAACACGACGCTCGGCATTGCGATGACGCTCGGCCGCTTCGCCTATGTCATTCCCGTGCTGGCGATGGCCGGCTCCTTCGCCGCGAAGAAAAAGGCGCCGGCGTCGCGCGGGACCTTCCCGACACATGGGCCGCTGTTCGTCGGCCTGCTGCTCGGCGTCATCGTCGTGCTCTATCTGTTGCAATATTTCCCGGCGCTCGCGCTCGGTCCCGTGGTCGAGCATCTGCTGCTCGCCGCCGGCAAGACCTTCTGA
- a CDS encoding GNAT family N-acetyltransferase, which produces MPAGKDEKLYVEPLASGHDRSGFESGVELLDRYFRTQAGQDARKNMAAPFVLALPEGTIAGYYTLSSTSVQLVELPEQTLRKLPKYPRVPATLMGRLAVDRRLQGKGYGRFLLADALYRSARSEIASFALIVDAKDDSARRFYERESFLLFPEQPMKLFRTMADIKRLFE; this is translated from the coding sequence CTGCCTGCCGGAAAAGACGAGAAGCTCTACGTGGAGCCGCTGGCTTCTGGCCATGACAGATCGGGATTCGAGAGCGGCGTGGAGCTGCTCGACCGATATTTTCGGACACAGGCCGGTCAGGACGCGCGAAAGAACATGGCCGCGCCCTTCGTTCTGGCGCTGCCCGAGGGGACGATCGCGGGCTACTACACGCTTTCATCGACCTCCGTGCAACTTGTCGAGCTGCCGGAGCAGACCCTGCGGAAGCTGCCGAAATATCCGCGCGTGCCGGCGACGCTCATGGGCCGGCTCGCGGTCGATCGGCGGCTACAAGGGAAGGGATACGGCCGGTTTCTACTCGCCGACGCTCTCTACCGATCGGCCCGGAGCGAGATCGCCTCGTTCGCGCTGATCGTGGATGCGAAGGACGATAGCGCCCGCCGCTTCTACGAACGAGAGAGTTTTCTGCTGTTCCCCGAACAGCCCATGAAGCTGTTTCGGACGATGGCGGACATAAAGCGGCTATTCGAATGA
- the kdpF gene encoding K(+)-transporting ATPase subunit F produces the protein MSEPIIGLSVAVLLGAYLLYTLLHPEKF, from the coding sequence ATGTCCGAACCGATCATCGGCCTGAGCGTCGCCGTGCTGCTCGGCGCCTATCTCCTCTACACGCTGCTTCATCCCGAGAAATTCTGA